A genomic segment from Chitinophaga niabensis encodes:
- a CDS encoding EamA family transporter has protein sequence MTTSSKKTKLIIALGLVYIIWGSTYLGMKIGTETVPPFLLSAMRFILSGTIMLSVGFWQEKEMPTRKQWLNASLIGILLIGIGNSSVALSVKYMPSGLVALFIAALPAWFIALDWAFFSKERPKPLTLWGLVLGFAGLFYIFDPFHLFSAGSGAARSYPLWPIPVLTVGSIAWALGSLLSPRLDTPKQFTSSGIQMLAGMVSCIILSCLLERHDWHTVETMTIRAWSAIAYLVIFGSLVGYTAYSWLVNNAPAHLTATYAYVNPVVAIFLGWLIVDEVLTWQSVIGSVIVIGGVVLMTVGKVKKKH, from the coding sequence ATGACCACCAGCTCCAAAAAAACAAAACTCATCATAGCCTTAGGGCTTGTATATATCATTTGGGGATCCACCTATTTAGGAATGAAAATAGGGACTGAAACAGTTCCGCCATTCCTGCTGTCTGCCATGCGGTTCATTTTATCCGGCACCATTATGTTGAGTGTGGGTTTCTGGCAGGAAAAGGAAATGCCTACCCGTAAACAATGGCTGAATGCATCGCTCATCGGGATCTTACTGATAGGCATTGGCAATTCAAGCGTGGCGCTTTCCGTGAAATACATGCCCTCAGGCCTTGTAGCCCTTTTTATTGCTGCCTTGCCTGCATGGTTCATTGCGCTGGACTGGGCCTTTTTCAGTAAAGAACGCCCTAAACCCCTCACGCTATGGGGGTTGGTACTGGGTTTTGCGGGCCTCTTTTATATTTTCGATCCTTTCCACCTGTTCTCTGCAGGCAGCGGTGCCGCAAGGTCTTATCCCTTATGGCCCATCCCGGTTTTAACGGTTGGTTCCATTGCATGGGCATTAGGTTCCCTGCTTTCTCCAAGGCTGGATACGCCGAAACAATTTACCTCTTCCGGCATCCAGATGCTGGCAGGTATGGTTTCATGTATAATCTTAAGTTGTTTGCTGGAACGGCATGATTGGCATACAGTTGAGACAATGACAATAAGGGCATGGTCCGCCATTGCCTATCTCGTGATCTTTGGATCCCTGGTAGGATATACTGCTTACAGCTGGCTGGTAAATAATGCGCCTGCACATTTAACAGCTACCTATGCATATGTGAATCCGGTGGTAGCGATCTTCCTGGGTTGGCTGATCGTAGACGAGGTGCTGACCTGGCAATCGGTGATTGGTTCCGTGATCGTAATTGGCGGGGTGGTATTGATGACGGTGGGCAAAGTTAAAAAGAAACACTGA
- a CDS encoding Crp/Fnr family transcriptional regulator: MNGHPNCFLCRHSLPEWSGAIATHAGIVHFKKGQRIFQEGEPATGFYFLHEGKVKVHKQWGEEKELIIKFAKEGDVLGHRGMGPQQLNPVTATALEAGSACFITAGFFRTTLAVNNELTYQMMLLYAQELQVAEHSMRNMVHMDVKGRIADALLKIRDFFGTEMLLTKQDMASYAGTTYETLFKVLNELVQEQVITVNGKKIQIKKEKKLKDCIRYS; this comes from the coding sequence ATGAATGGTCATCCAAATTGTTTCCTGTGCAGGCATAGTTTACCGGAATGGAGTGGCGCCATCGCCACACATGCCGGCATTGTTCATTTCAAAAAAGGGCAGCGCATTTTCCAGGAAGGAGAACCTGCTACCGGCTTTTACTTTTTGCATGAAGGCAAGGTGAAAGTGCATAAACAATGGGGCGAAGAAAAGGAACTGATCATCAAATTTGCTAAAGAAGGTGATGTGCTGGGGCACAGGGGAATGGGGCCGCAACAGCTGAACCCGGTTACTGCCACTGCCTTGGAAGCGGGCAGCGCCTGTTTCATTACAGCAGGATTCTTTCGCACCACGCTGGCCGTGAACAATGAACTTACTTACCAGATGATGTTATTATATGCGCAGGAATTACAGGTGGCAGAACATAGTATGCGGAACATGGTGCATATGGATGTGAAAGGCCGCATTGCAGATGCCCTGCTGAAGATCAGGGATTTCTTTGGAACGGAAATGCTCCTCACCAAACAGGATATGGCATCCTATGCGGGCACTACTTACGAAACCTTGTTTAAAGTATTGAATGAACTGGTGCAGGAACAGGTGATCACGGTGAACGGAAAGAAGATCCAGATCAAAAAGGAGAAGAAACTAAAGGATTGTATCCGGTATAGTTAA
- a CDS encoding phosphoribosylaminoimidazolesuccinocarboxamide synthase — protein sequence MLESTFNFPNQTAFYKGKVRDVYTIEDKWMVMFVSDRISAFDVVLPRPIPYKGQVLNQIAAIMLDATKDIVPNWVKSVPLPSATVGLKCETFPVEMVVRGNLTGHAWRTYKSGQRVLCGVTMPEGLKENDYFPTPIITPTTKAHEGHDEDISRDEIIASGLVSKADYEQLEKYTLALFQRGRELAAKRGLILVDTKYEFGKIGDTIYLIDEIHTPDSSRYFYAEGYEAKQKAGEAQKQLSKEFVREWLMENGFQGKEGQQVPEMTDAFIESVSNRYIELFENITGQTFKKEDVAPADAEKKIIDTLKSL from the coding sequence ATGTTAGAGTCTACATTTAATTTCCCGAATCAAACCGCTTTCTACAAAGGTAAAGTTCGGGACGTGTACACCATTGAAGATAAGTGGATGGTGATGTTTGTCAGTGACCGCATTTCTGCATTTGATGTGGTATTACCCCGTCCCATTCCCTACAAGGGCCAGGTGCTGAACCAGATAGCGGCAATTATGCTTGATGCTACAAAGGATATCGTACCTAACTGGGTAAAATCCGTACCGTTGCCAAGCGCTACCGTTGGTCTGAAATGCGAAACCTTCCCTGTGGAAATGGTTGTACGCGGTAACCTCACCGGCCATGCATGGCGTACTTACAAAAGCGGCCAGCGTGTACTTTGCGGTGTAACCATGCCGGAAGGCCTGAAGGAAAATGATTATTTCCCCACACCGATCATTACGCCAACCACCAAAGCACACGAAGGTCATGATGAAGATATCTCCCGCGACGAGATCATTGCCAGCGGTTTAGTAAGCAAGGCAGATTATGAGCAGCTGGAGAAATACACACTGGCATTGTTCCAGCGTGGCCGTGAATTAGCAGCTAAACGTGGCCTCATCCTCGTAGATACCAAATACGAATTCGGTAAGATCGGCGACACCATTTACCTGATAGACGAGATTCATACCCCGGATTCTTCCCGTTACTTCTATGCAGAAGGATACGAAGCCAAACAAAAAGCCGGCGAAGCACAAAAGCAGCTGAGCAAGGAATTTGTAAGGGAATGGCTGATGGAGAACGGCTTCCAGGGCAAGGAAGGCCAGCAGGTACCGGAAATGACAGATGCTTTCATCGAAAGCGTAAGCAACCGTTACATTGAGCTGTTCGAGAACATCACCGGGCAAACATTCAAAAAAGAAGATGTAGCACCAGCTGATGCAGAGAAAAAGATCATCGACACACTGAAAAGTTTATAA
- a CDS encoding MgtC/SapB family protein, translated as MQKIHELLLDPSFQEIGFTRLLIALAAGSILGLEREFQRKAAGIRTIALICVSSALFTILSVEIGGAATGDRIASNILTGVGFIGAGVIFRGGFTIDGITTATVIWISAAIGMAIGVGEYRLAWAAVGISLLVLWGLTFVEKFIMKERERKYYAIKYREDSISTAELETMFTSNRLLVKALSTTKTRENQMVVLEGKYELTGPITRLTALNELLLKNEHILQFEVELTK; from the coding sequence ATGCAAAAAATCCATGAATTACTGCTGGACCCATCTTTCCAGGAAATAGGTTTCACCCGTTTACTGATTGCCCTGGCGGCTGGTTCCATCCTGGGGCTGGAAAGGGAATTTCAGCGCAAAGCTGCCGGGATCCGTACCATTGCACTTATTTGTGTAAGTTCTGCACTATTTACGATCCTCAGCGTGGAGATCGGCGGTGCTGCCACAGGAGACCGTATTGCTTCCAATATCCTTACAGGTGTTGGCTTTATTGGCGCCGGTGTGATATTCCGGGGAGGATTTACCATAGATGGTATCACTACCGCCACTGTGATCTGGATCTCTGCGGCCATCGGTATGGCTATTGGTGTGGGGGAATATAGACTGGCCTGGGCAGCAGTGGGTATTTCTTTACTGGTGCTGTGGGGCCTTACCTTCGTGGAGAAGTTTATCATGAAAGAAAGGGAACGGAAATACTATGCTATCAAATACCGGGAAGATTCCATTTCAACCGCTGAACTGGAAACCATGTTTACCAGTAACCGGCTTCTGGTGAAGGCGCTTTCCACTACCAAAACACGGGAAAACCAGATGGTGGTGCTGGAAGGAAAATATGAATTAACCGGCCCAATTACCAGGTTAACAGCATTAAATGAGCTGTTGCTTAAAAACGAGCATATCCTCCAGTTTGAAGTGGAACTAACCAAGTGA